In Apium graveolens cultivar Ventura chromosome 10, ASM990537v1, whole genome shotgun sequence, the following are encoded in one genomic region:
- the LOC141693459 gene encoding uncharacterized protein LOC141693459, with protein MADKLAPEKRHSFFHGSQKVFEWDQTLEEVNMYINLPPNVFSKLFYCKIQSKHLEVGIKGNPPYLNHDLYSNVKTDSSFWTIEDDILHVTLQKRDKGQTWPSPIQGQGQLDPMAADIEQKRLMLQRFQEENPGFDFSQAQFSGNCPDPRTFMGGIKSD; from the exons ATGGCAGACAAATTAGCACCTGAGAAACGACACAGTTTCTTCCATGGCA GTCAGAAGGTTTTTGAATGGGATCAAACACTTGAAGAAGTGAATATGTATATAAATCTGCCTCCAAATGTGTTTTCCAAGCTGTTTTATTGCAAGATTCAGTCTAAACATCTTGAAGTTGGAATTAAAGGCAACCCACCTTATCTCAAT CATGATTTGTATTCGAATGTAAAGACTGATTCTTCATTTTGGACTATTG AGGATGATATACTGCATGTCACATTGCAGAAGAGGGATAAGGGGCAGACCTGGCCTTCTCCTATACAGGGTCAAGGTCAGCTTGATCCTATGGCAGCAGATATTGAGCAAAAGCGCCTCATGCTTCAGAGGTTTCAGGAAGAG AACCCGGGATTTGACTTCTCACAAGCGCAATTTTCTGGGAACTGTCCTGATCCAAGGACGTTCATGGGAGGAATCAAGTCAGATTGA
- the LOC141692928 gene encoding uncharacterized protein LOC141692928: MGFFKENRVVRGVKTILFLITMFVSFLVFSAPILFIIADTLIPSALLSASVSPQPLYAHLSNYDFRYSLIDIPIVSIIRSAIILCVYSLCDRPGISRGPYFAIATICSVSSLIFVSLKASYVFSSLNYNYEDPYGRAMEIALFLSSWILAIGHIVVAYRISCRERRKLLVYKIDIEAVSLMQEWVSKVAKSSARRKSEVKSIT, from the exons ATGGGATTCTTCAAAGAAAATAGAGTTGTGCGAGGTGTAAAAACCATCTTGTTTTTAATCACTATGTTTGTATCGTTCCTTGTTTTTTCAGCTCCGATTCTGTTCATCATAGCTGATACTTTGATCCCTTCTGCCTTGCTCTCTGCTTCTGTCTCTCCTCAACCTCTTTACGCTCATCTTTCCAACTACGATTTTCGATATTCTTTGATCGATATCCCCATCGTCTCCATCATCCGATCAGCCATCATTTTAT GTGTTTATAGTTTATGCGACAGGCCGGGGATTTCGAGGGGACCGTACTTTGCAATCGCGACAATTTGTTCAGTTTCGTCGCTTATATTTGTGTCGCTAAAGGCCTCGTATGTGTTTAGTAGTTTGAATTATAACTATGAAGATCCTTATGGAAGAGCCATGGAGATAGCTTTGTTTCTTAGCTCATGGATTTTGGCCATTGGACACATAGTTGTTGCTTACAGAATCAGCTGCAGAGAAAGGAGAAAGCTTCTTGTTTACAAAATTGATATTGAAGCT GTGTCACTGATGCAAGAATGGGTATCCAAGGTAGCAAAAAGTTCTGCAAGAAGAAAAAGTGAAGTGAAAAGCATAACATGA
- the LOC141691315 gene encoding uncharacterized protein LOC141691315 — translation MNMFKEVRLKLIPRGQNEGADELSKLGSRREDALLGVVPLHIQRQPSVPEQEITNISSGLGPKWMTPIVAYIKEGLLPRGKNEARKMRYKVARYMIFDGALYRREFSVRLLKCIDGNECNYIMREVHGGICSNHSGVVT, via the coding sequence ATGAACATGTTTAAAGAGGTGAGGTTGAAGCTTATCCCACGTGGGCAGAATGAGGGTGCGGACGAGCTGTCCAAATTGGGTTCGCGTCGCGAGGATGCTTTGTTGGGAGTTGTCCCTCTTCATATACAAAGGCAGCCCAGTGTGCCCGAGCAAGAGATAACCAACATTAGTAGTGGTCTGGGCCCGAAATGGATGACTCCCATTGTGGCTTATATAAAAGAAGGATTGCTCCCTCGTGGAAAGAATGAAGCTAGAAAAATGAGATATAAGGTAGCCCGCTACATGATTTTTGATGGAGCTCTGTATAGAAGAGAGTTCAGTGTGCGCCTCCTCAAATGTATTGATGGTAATGAATGTAACTATATCATGAGGGAGGTGCATGGGGGCATTTGCAGCAATCACTCGGGGGTAGTTACCTAG